Below is a window of Fervidobacterium thailandense DNA.
ACATAAACGGGTTGCGTAGGATTTAAATACGAAATTCTTAGGCAGACGGCCCTGACATGCCTCGGGGCCGTCCTGAGTTTTTTATACTACCTATGTCTTCAGATCAACCAAGACGAAGGAGGTTTAGACTTGTATGGAACATCTTGGCATACTCAGCTTGCTTCCACCAGTTTTAATCATCTTCCTTGCCCTCGTCACAAAAGAGGTTATTTTCTCACTCTTCACCGGGATCTTCTTCGGCTACCTCCTCATCAGCAACTGGAACCCCCTGATTGCAATGATAAAACTCACCGACGGAATAGCAACCGTGCTTAGCGATAGCTGGAACATACGGATTATCCTCTTCACCACGTTGCTCGCGGCGATGGTTGGACTTTTCCAGGCCACGGGGGCCGCGAAAGCCTTCGGAAGCTGGATGGCGCGTAAGGTAAAGTCAAGGGTCGGTACACTGATCGTGACATGGTTGTTCGGCATATTCATCTTCTTTGACGATTATTTCAACTGCTTGACCATCGGTACGGTTATGAGACCCGTCACGGACGAACAGAAGATTTCAAGAGCAAAGCTCGCTTACATCATAGATTCCACAACAGCTCCAATGGCGATACTTGCCCCTGTTTCAACGTGGGTAGTGACGATAATGAGCGTCATAAAGAACTCCGAAGGATTTTCAAAACTGAGTATGAGTGAGTTCATCTTCTTCCTCCTGGTAATTCCAATAAACCTTTACGCAATACTCGCTATATTGATGGTCTTCATGACGATTATCAGAGGCGATTGGGGCCCAATGAAGGAAAGTGAATCGTGGGCTCTATCCGATAAAGGCCTTTTCAATCCAAAATACGGTCAGCCGATAGGTCAGATTTCAGAAGAGATGAGCCACAAAGCCAAACCATTTGACATGGTTGTTCCTTTGGTCGTCTTTGTGACGTTGGCCATCCTCTTCTTCCCGATAACAGCTTACCTTGACGCAATTGACGGTGAAAAAGTTAAAACCTTCTGGGAAGCCACGAAAACAATGACTTTCTGGGAGGCATTTGTGAACACGGATTCTTCGAAAGCTTTCTCGTACGCAGCGGTATTCTCGATAGTTTTTACTTCGCTATACTTTATGCTTAGGCGCGTACTCACAATTCAAGAAGTCGGTAACGGCATCATCATTGGTATAAAATCGTTGGTGCCGGCCCTTGTAATCCTCAGTTTAGCCTGGACTGTTGGCAACATGATAAAGAACCCCGTTGAAGAGGGTGGTTTGGGCCTCGCAAAGTACCTATCCCACGTCGTATCATCTGGACATTTCCCAGCTTGGCTCTTGCCGTTTATCGCTTTCTTAATATCGTCAGCCATATCGTTCTCCACCGGAACAAGTTGGGGAACGTTCACGATAATGATACCCATCGTAATGCCGATCGCGGTTACACTTGCCGAAAAATTTGGGATTAACTCGGTAAACCTTGCAACGATATCGATCGGGGCCGTCCTCGGTGGTTCCGTTTTCGGTGATCATTGCTCTCCCATATCGGACACTACTATCCTTTCATCCACGGGAGCCGGATGTCCGCACATCGAACACGTTGTCACCCAGATTCCTTACGCTGTCTTCGTAATGGTGGTGTCTGCAATCGGTTATCTTGTAGCCGGGATCACAACGAACGTAGTTATCGGGTTAGTAACCGCAACAATAACCTTTTTCGTTGGATATGAGCTTGTCTTGAGGTACACAAGGAAATTTGCAAAGTAAGTATAAGCTTAGGTAGTTGAACAAAACAGAAAAGGAGGACGGCGCCACAGCCGTCCTCCTTTTTTCTGCTCTTTAGTATCTGCTTGAGTATCTTCCAGTATCAACGGACCACATCAACCCAAGATTTCAAAGCAATTTTCTCCGCGTTGGAGGTTGACGCGATTTCCCTTGATTTTCACCGGTACCTCGGCCTCGGTCTCGATACACAGTCTTTCTTTCGTCATCGTTACTTTCAATGGCTTTCCTCTGAAATTTATTCTGAACGAGAGTGATTTCCAGTGCTCTGGCAACCAGGGCTCAAAATTCAATTCTCCACTCTTTTCCAAAGTCATCCCACCAAAACCGTTTACAATGCACTGCCAGGCACCACCGGCCGAGGCGGCGTGGAAACCGTTGTTTGTGTTACCTTGGTTGTCCTCCAAATCAACAAGCACCGTTTTCAAGAAATAACGGTACGCGTTGTGTGTGTCACCGACCTTCAATCCCATAATGGAGTACATCGATGGACTGAGTGATGACTTGTGCATGGTTCTCTTTTCATAATACTCGTAGTTGACCTTCATCTCATCTTTCGTAAATTCCTCCGGTAACACGAGCATGAGCATAACAACGTCTGGCTGTTTAATCAACTTCGTTTCTCCAAGCCTTGTCAGATCCACTGTTTTTGGCCACTTGGGTAAACCATTTTCGTTCCACTCGGTAATCTCGTGTTCTTCGAGCTGGAAGTATCCTTCAAACTGCTCAATCAATAATTCGCCTTCCTTTTTCGGAATGTAAATCTTTTCAGCAACATGCTTCCAAGACTCAACTTCCTCGTCGGTTAATCCCAGATGGTACTTGAGTGCCTCAAATTTATCGGGATACCTTTCCTTCAGCCAATAATAATACTCTTGGGATTTCAGGAGATTCCACTTGGCAAGATAGTTCGTGTAAACGTTGTTGTTCACGTGCTCGTGGAATTCATCCGGACCGATAACACGGTTGATCTCGTACCTATCGTATCTTTCGTTGTATTCTACGCGCGAGGCCCAGAAGCGACCTATTTCAAAAAGCATCTCCGCTCCGTAATCTCTCATGAATTCATCATCACCGGTGACAATATGGTAATGAACCAGTGCCACAGCGATATCCGCGTTTATGTGGTACTCCTCATCTCCAGTCCAGATGCGAACCGGATTTCCAAGGTAATCTTCTCCCCACTTTGGAGTTACTTCCGTTCCATCGTCGGCTGACTCCCAAGGAAATTGCGCACCATTAAACCCATTTTGATGTGCGTTCTTCCTCGCACCAGGTAACGTGTTGTACCTGTACAGCAAAAGATTTTTCGCGTACTCCGGGAGTGTGTATAAGAAGAACGGGAACATAAATATCTCAGTATCCCAGAACACGTGACCTTTGTAACCTTCACCATGTAGCCCGCGCGCACCGATGCTGACAGTGGGATCATCGCTGGCACACTGGTAGAGGTGGAAGAGGTTGAACCTGATACCCAGCTGCGCGATGTCGTCACCTTCTATCTGAACATCCATACGTTCCCAGACTTGGTTTACAATTTCAACGTGTTTTTTTAACTCTTGCTCCACACCCAAGGCAAAATAAGCCGCCATACCTGCGTCCGCGTCCCTTAAAGGATCCGGTGAGTGTCTTGAGGTAAATACCGTACCGTACTTCTCGATAGTGTACGTCTCGCCTTCCTTGACAAAGATGGTGTAAATTTCGGAAGGATTGTCCCCAATGAGTCTGTACTTCCTGAATTTCAGGACGTTTTCACCGTTAGAACCATAACCTTTCAGTGCCGTCCTGATCGCTATCAAGTGCCCCTTGTCGTGAGTTTTCACCAACGAGAATAATCCCGGTATCATCTCCCCAGCATTGAGTACGGTATAATGTTGGATCTTGTTGGCGGGATCAAGTTTTCCGTTGTACGTGGAGTTGTCTATGAAACTCTCGACAAATATCTTCCCGGAGAAATTGAGCGGTGTGAATTTGTAAATTACTCCGAATCTGTTCAAACTGCTTCTACTGACGAACCTTTGTGAATCTAATTGGATCATTTTCCCGGACTTTAATTCAAGAACAGTCGCGGAGTTAAGCACCCCATTCTTCATATCCAGTAAGCGTGAGTACGACTTGATTGTACACCTGTCCAAAACCAGCGGTTCACCATCGATGTAAATGTTTATGCCAAGTGGATCCGGCAGATTCACCAACTCGGTCACCTGGGCGTCGTGTTTATCGTAAATGCCAGCAACGTAAGTGCCTGGCATTTTGTAATTCGAGAATTCTTCAACACCTCTGAGGCTGAACGTACCGTTTGCCAAGGTAAACAGCGTTTCGTAAACGTAATTCTCGTCTTGAATGTAATTCTTGCGCTCAACTATCCACATACAGCTACCTCCTTCCCGAATCTCTTGTTCACCATTCGATCAGTTCGATGTCCTGACCAACGAACGATTCAATCACCCTGTCCGCATCCTTCAACGTTTCTCTGTTACCTACACCAACAACTTTCATGCAAGCTCTCTTTGCAGCCTCAATACCTGCGATCGCGTCTTCAAAAACGGTGCACTCCTCCGGAGCAACGTTCAACTCCTCAGCAGCTTTGAGGAAGACTTCCGGATCCGGCTTGGCCCTCGTTATCTTGGTACCGTCGATGATGACATCAAAAAAGTCTTTGAGTCCTATTCTTTCCAGAATGAGCATCGTATTCTTGCTTGCCGAACCTATCGCTATCTTTACACCATTTCTCTTAAGTAAATTCAGAAAGTCCATAACTCCGGGAAGTATTTCGTCTTCGGTCATCTGACTAATGTATTCGACGTACCAGTTGTTCTTTTTTTCGGCAAGTGCCATCTTCTTGCTCTCATCGTCTATTCTGATTCCACCGATCGAAAGGAGAATTTCGAGTGATTCCATTCGACTCACACCCTTAAGCCTTTCGTTATCCTTCTCCGTGAATTCAAACCCGAGCTCCGCAGCTAACCTTTTCCAAGCAAGATAATGGTACTTAGCTGTGTCGACAATGACACCATCAAGGTCAAAAATACACGCTTTTGAACGCACCACGGAAACCTCCTCCGTTCTCAATCTTCGTAACCCGTCTTACAACTTATTTTCAACCCTTGATCGCAACAGCCTTGCCACTCTCAACAAAGTACTTTTGGAAGGATAGGAATATAATTATCATCGGGACAGTCATGAATATGGATGCTGCCATCATATATTG
It encodes the following:
- the pgmB gene encoding beta-phosphoglucomutase, with translation MRSKACIFDLDGVIVDTAKYHYLAWKRLAAELGFEFTEKDNERLKGVSRMESLEILLSIGGIRIDDESKKMALAEKKNNWYVEYISQMTEDEILPGVMDFLNLLKRNGVKIAIGSASKNTMLILERIGLKDFFDVIIDGTKITRAKPDPEVFLKAAEELNVAPEECTVFEDAIAGIEAAKRACMKVVGVGNRETLKDADRVIESFVGQDIELIEW
- a CDS encoding Na+/H+ antiporter NhaC family protein, which translates into the protein MEHLGILSLLPPVLIIFLALVTKEVIFSLFTGIFFGYLLISNWNPLIAMIKLTDGIATVLSDSWNIRIILFTTLLAAMVGLFQATGAAKAFGSWMARKVKSRVGTLIVTWLFGIFIFFDDYFNCLTIGTVMRPVTDEQKISRAKLAYIIDSTTAPMAILAPVSTWVVTIMSVIKNSEGFSKLSMSEFIFFLLVIPINLYAILAILMVFMTIIRGDWGPMKESESWALSDKGLFNPKYGQPIGQISEEMSHKAKPFDMVVPLVVFVTLAILFFPITAYLDAIDGEKVKTFWEATKTMTFWEAFVNTDSSKAFSYAAVFSIVFTSLYFMLRRVLTIQEVGNGIIIGIKSLVPALVILSLAWTVGNMIKNPVEEGGLGLAKYLSHVVSSGHFPAWLLPFIAFLISSAISFSTGTSWGTFTIMIPIVMPIAVTLAEKFGINSVNLATISIGAVLGGSVFGDHCSPISDTTILSSTGAGCPHIEHVVTQIPYAVFVMVVSAIGYLVAGITTNVVIGLVTATITFFVGYELVLRYTRKFAK
- a CDS encoding glycoside hydrolase family 65 protein, translating into MWIVERKNYIQDENYVYETLFTLANGTFSLRGVEEFSNYKMPGTYVAGIYDKHDAQVTELVNLPDPLGINIYIDGEPLVLDRCTIKSYSRLLDMKNGVLNSATVLELKSGKMIQLDSQRFVSRSSLNRFGVIYKFTPLNFSGKIFVESFIDNSTYNGKLDPANKIQHYTVLNAGEMIPGLFSLVKTHDKGHLIAIRTALKGYGSNGENVLKFRKYRLIGDNPSEIYTIFVKEGETYTIEKYGTVFTSRHSPDPLRDADAGMAAYFALGVEQELKKHVEIVNQVWERMDVQIEGDDIAQLGIRFNLFHLYQCASDDPTVSIGARGLHGEGYKGHVFWDTEIFMFPFFLYTLPEYAKNLLLYRYNTLPGARKNAHQNGFNGAQFPWESADDGTEVTPKWGEDYLGNPVRIWTGDEEYHINADIAVALVHYHIVTGDDEFMRDYGAEMLFEIGRFWASRVEYNERYDRYEINRVIGPDEFHEHVNNNVYTNYLAKWNLLKSQEYYYWLKERYPDKFEALKYHLGLTDEEVESWKHVAEKIYIPKKEGELLIEQFEGYFQLEEHEITEWNENGLPKWPKTVDLTRLGETKLIKQPDVVMLMLVLPEEFTKDEMKVNYEYYEKRTMHKSSLSPSMYSIMGLKVGDTHNAYRYFLKTVLVDLEDNQGNTNNGFHAASAGGAWQCIVNGFGGMTLEKSGELNFEPWLPEHWKSLSFRINFRGKPLKVTMTKERLCIETEAEVPVKIKGNRVNLQRGENCFEILG